In a genomic window of Meleagris gallopavo isolate NT-WF06-2002-E0010 breed Aviagen turkey brand Nicholas breeding stock chromosome 1, Turkey_5.1, whole genome shotgun sequence:
- the CEP57 gene encoding centrosomal protein of 57 kDa isoform X1 yields the protein MAAAARGQQRTGDLCKTPKSASATDRLSAASYLDYPKHKPFINSDLLRSPQKPVVPYPESNSRAIFSALRNLQEKIRRLELERLQAEENVKHLSRETADYKKVLSEQMQHRERDRTEVSKKNQELASQLAAAESRYSLLEKQLDYMRKMIQHAEREKTQLLEKQDSLERERLDQSHVQLKLEKLDMLEKEYSRLTTMQSIAEKKMKELELKLQEEEHARKLVQEKAAELQTGLETNRLLIQAASPLLSPKARKPRKKTKQPEKKCSLTSHLTTQPHYRLCLGDVPFVAGKSTSPSHSVGANVQHVLHLMKHHTKALCNSRVVNDTPLAKSISAGRPASRSRKPPLPKNYSSSQEELSEVLLTLQDEFGQMSFDHQQLSKLVQEAPTIAVREDLERELEALVGKMEAKADQISKVRRHWLQLERLKRECKSKKASAKHKKDSKFPVSEVKVTTTVTTKGKDAGPIKVKPGEKSRKNLQLLRDMQTIQTSLQKDDISWDY from the exons ATGGCGGCGGCGGCGCGGGGACAGCAGCGCACG GGCGATCTGTGCAAAACTCCGAAGTCTGCATCGGCCACAGACAGACTCTCTGCAGCTTCCTACCTGGACTACCCAAAGCACAAGCCCTTCATCAATTCCGATCTGCTGCGCTCCCCGCAGAAACCTGTGGTTCCTTATCCTGAGAGCAACAGCAGAG CAATATTTTCTGCTCTGAGgaatcttcaggaaaaaattcGTCGGCTGGAGTTGGAACGGCTTCAGGCAGAGGAGAATGTCAAACACCTCAGCAGAGAAACAGCAGACTACAAGAAAGTACTGAGtgagcaaatgcagcacagagagcGCGACAGAACTGAAGTGTCAAAGAAAAACCAAG AACTGGCTTCTcagctggcagctgctgagTCTCGGTACAGCCTGTTAGAGAAACAGCTGGACTACATGAGGAAAATGATCCAGCATGCAGAAAGGGAGAAGACGCAGCTCTTGGAGAAACAG GATTCATTGGAGAGAGAACGGCTTGATCAATCACATGTTCAGTTGAAACTGGAGAAGCTGGATATGTTGGAGAAAGAATACAGCAGGCTTACTACAATGCAGTCCATAGCAGAG aaaaaaatgaaagagctggAACTGAAACTTCAGGAGGAGGAACACGCAAGGAAGCTTGTTCAGGAAAAAGCTGCTGAG CTTCAGACAGGCCTGGAAACCAACAGACTGTTGATTCAAGCAGCATCACCACTGCTTTCTCCAAAAGCTAGAAAACCCAGGAAAAAAACTAAGCAGCCAGAGAAG aaatgctcTCTTACAAGCCATCTCACTACGCAGCCCCATTACAGACTGTGTCTGGGTGATGTACCCTTTGTAGCTGGGAAG TCTACAAGTCCCAGTCATTCAGTTGGTGCCAATGTACAGCACGTCCTACACCTCATGAAACATCACACAAAAGCTTTGTGCAACAGTCGTGTGGTGAATGATACTCCACTAGCAAAATCCATCAGTGCTGGTCGTCctgccagcagaagcagaaagccACCTCTGCCAAAGAACTATTCTTCATCACAGGAAGAACTCTCAGAAGTTCTGCTGACTTTACAGGATGAGTTTGGGCAGATGAGTTT TGATCACCAGCAGCTGTCTAAGCTTGTCCAGGAAGCTCCAACCATTGCAGTAAGGGAAGATCTGGAAAGGGAACTGGAGGCACTAGTAGGAAAGATGGAGGCAAAGGCAGACCAGATCAGCAAAGTCCGAAGGCATTGGCTGCAG CTAGAGAGACTTAAAAGAGAATGCAAGTCCAAAAAGGCTTCTGCTAAACACAAAAAAGACAGCAAGTTCCCTGTGAGTGAGGTTAAAGTAACAACAACAGTAACCACCAAAGGAAAGGATGCTGGTCCCATCAAAGTGAAACCTGGAGAGAAGAGCCGTAAAAACCTTCAGTTGCTGAGAGATATGCAGACTATACAAACCTCACTACAGAAGGATGATATCAGCTGGGACTACTGA
- the CEP57 gene encoding centrosomal protein of 57 kDa isoform X2: protein MAAAARGQQRTGDLCKTPKSASATDRLSAASYLDYPKHKPFINSDLLRSPQKPVVPYPESNSRAIFSALRNLQEKIRRLELERLQAEENVKHLSRETADYKKVLSEQMQHRERDRTEVSKKNQELASQLAAAESRYSLLEKQLDYMRKMIQHAEREKTQLLEKQDSLERERLDQSHVQLKLEKLDMLEKEYSRLTTMQSIAEKKMKELELKLQEEEHARKLVQEKAAELQTGLETNRLLIQAASPLLSPKARKPRKKTKQPEKSTSPSHSVGANVQHVLHLMKHHTKALCNSRVVNDTPLAKSISAGRPASRSRKPPLPKNYSSSQEELSEVLLTLQDEFGQMSFDHQQLSKLVQEAPTIAVREDLERELEALVGKMEAKADQISKVRRHWLQLERLKRECKSKKASAKHKKDSKFPVSEVKVTTTVTTKGKDAGPIKVKPGEKSRKNLQLLRDMQTIQTSLQKDDISWDY from the exons ATGGCGGCGGCGGCGCGGGGACAGCAGCGCACG GGCGATCTGTGCAAAACTCCGAAGTCTGCATCGGCCACAGACAGACTCTCTGCAGCTTCCTACCTGGACTACCCAAAGCACAAGCCCTTCATCAATTCCGATCTGCTGCGCTCCCCGCAGAAACCTGTGGTTCCTTATCCTGAGAGCAACAGCAGAG CAATATTTTCTGCTCTGAGgaatcttcaggaaaaaattcGTCGGCTGGAGTTGGAACGGCTTCAGGCAGAGGAGAATGTCAAACACCTCAGCAGAGAAACAGCAGACTACAAGAAAGTACTGAGtgagcaaatgcagcacagagagcGCGACAGAACTGAAGTGTCAAAGAAAAACCAAG AACTGGCTTCTcagctggcagctgctgagTCTCGGTACAGCCTGTTAGAGAAACAGCTGGACTACATGAGGAAAATGATCCAGCATGCAGAAAGGGAGAAGACGCAGCTCTTGGAGAAACAG GATTCATTGGAGAGAGAACGGCTTGATCAATCACATGTTCAGTTGAAACTGGAGAAGCTGGATATGTTGGAGAAAGAATACAGCAGGCTTACTACAATGCAGTCCATAGCAGAG aaaaaaatgaaagagctggAACTGAAACTTCAGGAGGAGGAACACGCAAGGAAGCTTGTTCAGGAAAAAGCTGCTGAG CTTCAGACAGGCCTGGAAACCAACAGACTGTTGATTCAAGCAGCATCACCACTGCTTTCTCCAAAAGCTAGAAAACCCAGGAAAAAAACTAAGCAGCCAGAGAAG TCTACAAGTCCCAGTCATTCAGTTGGTGCCAATGTACAGCACGTCCTACACCTCATGAAACATCACACAAAAGCTTTGTGCAACAGTCGTGTGGTGAATGATACTCCACTAGCAAAATCCATCAGTGCTGGTCGTCctgccagcagaagcagaaagccACCTCTGCCAAAGAACTATTCTTCATCACAGGAAGAACTCTCAGAAGTTCTGCTGACTTTACAGGATGAGTTTGGGCAGATGAGTTT TGATCACCAGCAGCTGTCTAAGCTTGTCCAGGAAGCTCCAACCATTGCAGTAAGGGAAGATCTGGAAAGGGAACTGGAGGCACTAGTAGGAAAGATGGAGGCAAAGGCAGACCAGATCAGCAAAGTCCGAAGGCATTGGCTGCAG CTAGAGAGACTTAAAAGAGAATGCAAGTCCAAAAAGGCTTCTGCTAAACACAAAAAAGACAGCAAGTTCCCTGTGAGTGAGGTTAAAGTAACAACAACAGTAACCACCAAAGGAAAGGATGCTGGTCCCATCAAAGTGAAACCTGGAGAGAAGAGCCGTAAAAACCTTCAGTTGCTGAGAGATATGCAGACTATACAAACCTCACTACAGAAGGATGATATCAGCTGGGACTACTGA